In one Poecilia reticulata strain Guanapo linkage group LG8, Guppy_female_1.0+MT, whole genome shotgun sequence genomic region, the following are encoded:
- the LOC103469154 gene encoding epidermal growth factor receptor kinase substrate 8-like protein 1 yields MSTSPPQVIPRKPSGVKVLTPLQQHRPNGLPIITDAERENGTSGKSSHKKLMTAEREVEILNHCFDDIERFMTRLQQTAEARSILNQRTKRSGKKSTKNDKQGDLLTKKATPPSEQEFVDIFQKIKYSFCLLDRLKSSISQPDAPDLLHHIFLPLNLMVKTTETLAASVKSPCMTRGAVSLLREHLTGEEKELWESLGPNWTSDASQQTVSAPPYSPVFLDGWQPQASDSAGRLLEDPIQLQHKEDAFNESVRKQSQQEHVQPGSKNYGEGTEKANKNGIPPNGKRIYHCNYDFVARNNDELSVLHGEALEVLELSSDRFWKCRNSYDEIGLVPCNILEPLSALNMERIHPVLRTESKRTAPAPRCFSYAPSSSDGFRPTSTNRAERHQSMILPSNMTREDGGRVMAMNNELLQRLAKKRNSLKEMEDSSSAGIPIPLNYHSPSSAVKSWLSAKGFSQGTVETLGVLTGAQLFSLKNEELCSVCPLEGERIYLQVLGQKSLLEDVRKISELETVVEK; encoded by the exons ATGTCGACGTCACCTCCTCAAGTGATTCCAAGGAAGCCTTCTGGGGTCAAAGTGCTGACTCCACTTCAGCAACATCGTCCCAATGGGCTGCCCATCATCACGGACGCTGAGAGAG AGAACGGCACAAGCGGGAAGTCAAGCCACAAAAAGCTGATGACTGCAGAAAGAGAAGTT gAAATCTTGAATCACTGCTTTGATGACATCGAGAGGTTCATGACTCGCCTGCAACAAACCGCGGAGGCCCGGAGCATTCTCAACCAAAGGACCAAAAGGAGTGGCAAGAAAAGCaccaaaaatgacaaacaag GAGACTTGCTGACCAAGAAAGCGACTCCTCCGTCTGAGCAGGAATTTGTGGacatctttcagaaaatcaagtACTCCTTCTGTTTACTG GATCGCTTGAAGTCGTCCATCTCACAACCAGACGCACCAGATCTGCTCCACCACATCTTTTTACCTCTGAACTTG ATGGTGAAGACCACTGAGACATTAGCTGCATCCGTGAAGAGTCCATGCATGACCAGAGGAGCCGTTTCTCTGCTCCGAGAGCACCTGACTGGAGAGGAAAAGGAGCTGTGGGAATCACTGGGACCCAACTGGACCTCAGACGC TTCGCAGCAGACCGTTTCTGCTCCTCCCTATTCGCCTGTCTTTCTGGATGGGTGGCAGCCTCAGGCCAGCGACTCAGCTGGTCGGCTGCTGGAAGATCCCATCCAGTTGCAGCACAAAGAGGACGCTTTTAATGAAAGCGTGCGGAAGCAAAGTCAACAGGAACATGTCCAGCCTGGGTCCAAGAACTACGGGGAAGGGACCGAAAAAGC aaataaaaatgggatCCCACCAAATGGAAAGAGAATATATCACTGTAATTACGACTTTGTGGCCAGAAACAACGATGAACTCTCTGTACTACATGGGGAAGCACTAGAG GTCCTTGAATTATCATCGGACCGCTTTTGGAAGTGCCGGAATAGCTATGACGAGATAGGACTTGTTCCGTGTAACATCCTGGAGCCTCTGTCTGCACTGAACATGGAGAGAATCCATCCGGTGCTTCGAACAGAGTCAAAG AGAACAGCTCCCGCCCCTCGATGTTTCTCGTACGCCCCATCGAGCAGCGACGGGTTCAGGCCGACCTCGACCAACCGAGCAGAGCGACATCAGAGCATGATTCTGCCATCGAACATGACAAGAGAAGATGGCGGCCGAG TCATGGCTATGAACAATGAGCTTCTGCAGCGGCTGGCTAAGAAAAGGAACTCTCTTAAAGAGATGGAGGATTCCTCCTCAGCTGGCATCCCGATCCCCCTGAACTACCACTCCCCAAGCTCTGCGGTGAAGTCCTGGCTCTCTGCGAAAGGCTTCAGTCAGGG GACTGTGGAGACCCTGGGAGTTTTGACCGGAGCTCAGCTCTTCTCCTTAAAGAACGAGGAGCTCTGCAGTGTGTGTCCTCTGGAGGGAGAGCGTATTTACCTGCAGGTGCTGGGACAGAAGTCCCTTCTCGAG